The window ACTTCTCAATTATGAggttttgctacttttctttgtttttatgtgataGTTAAcattaggaaattgtgatgtgttaacctttttttttctagcTCAAGAAAAAGGATTAGGCtagtcaataatgaaaataatcattacttgcaggcctatttatttttatgcacaGTTGCACTCACACATCACTCCTTTTTTTGCAAATAGAACTGGTCTATAGTATACAATTAAATCCATATTTTCTGTTAAGTTCCTATTAAACTGGTTTAATATGCAAAGTTCACCAGCGACAGTTCTCATCCACTGGTATTTAGCTGGTTCTTGGTGGCAGTTTCCCATCCTGTGCTGCACCAGCTGATGCTTATATCGATCTGTGACACAAATCTCTTCCTTCAGGCCTAGGCATGGATTCCCCGAGCCCCATGGATTCTGTTGAAATGGAGGACACGTAAGTTGAACTGTCCTCATCATGTCTGTTCTAATCAATCAGCCTGTGAGTTGTCTCTCTGCTTACCCCACCGCCACCCCCACCCCTCAAATCCACCCTGTGCTTGGGCTGAGCCAAGCAGTATTTCTCATCTGTAGGATTATTGTTTCTACCGTTGCCCTTAAGATGACggcttcactttttttttcttcttttttttaaactaagaAGATTAGGTGGTATGGTCATGTGAGCTTAACTTTCTTTTTGAGTTTAGTATTAAGACTTGTTTGTATCAAATCCTATCAGCACAAAGACAAGTTTGTCATTTGCTGGAAACCTGACTGCTGGTCCTCTTTGTTATCTTTACCAGTTTGTCAGCATATCCTCGGCTTGCTAAACTTGGGTGGCCCTTTTCTTAATTCTCAGTTGGGCGAGTCTCTGCAGACATCTGTCGCCATCAAATGTGAGAGTTCCTTTACAGCAGCATTTTGTCCTCAAGACCTCATTCACCTCCTTTTTACAGCTGCTCAGTTGCTAGGAGTTTTCCAGGTTGGGGGAGGACGTGCCCCGCGCTTGGGTTTAATGATAGCCCACCCCCTCTGGGTTTTGGCACACTCTTCCTATACACTGTAATTTCAATAGGAAAAGGGGGCTGGagtttgtttctgtgtcagGGCTATTGAAATGAGGGCACCCCAGAAAACCACTGCCCTCCCGTCTTCTGGTCCGTATTGAATGGGACACGCTCTCTCCTCGACAAACAAAGGGCTCTTGCAGAAAAGGGGTTGGTAGCATTGGCTCCAGCAGGCATATGGTAGATTAGCTGATCTCTGCACCCCAcccaccaccccccacccccctctccaCTCATTTAGCATACAGGTGGGCATTACTTTAATGCAAAGACCACCTACTTGCCTTTTATGCATTTACCCAATTTCCTCTAGTCCAACCGTTCCTCTTGCTCTCTCAATAGAactccagatttttttttctttttgtagttTATGAGCACAAGGTGTTTTTCTGACTGGCAATGAAGGCCTTCCAGCCACTTTCCTTAGCAGGCTTAAATATAAAGATTGTTACTTTTAGTTAGGGCTGAAATAATTAGTCTAATCGATTTGTTGTTCAACTGAGAAGCAAccattttgacttttaaaaaatgtaaggaTTGCAAAACAAGCGATTTGAAGAAATTAaattgggctctgagaaattgtaggcatttttcactattttctgtcatttgttttagacaaaatgattaatcatagAAATAATCAGtgaaattaattgttaattgcagcccttctcttctttcttgtACTTGGTTTGAATCTGgaaatttcaaacattttcaacaaattcTGAATGATTTGTGTTATGTTGCAGATTTGAAAAGGCCATTCAGCAGTCAAGAAGAATTGTCAACGAGTAAGTTGCTTTTCAATAACCTACAATCATTAACTagtgtttggtttttattgCCTCTCATTATTTGAACAATATTGCTCTCCAAGGAGTATTTTACCCCTCAAacagcctgtctgcctgttcaTTTGATTTGTATTTACTTCAATTGTTTCCTCTCCCTTCTATCAATTATAGAAAGATGCCAATTCGAAGAATCAACTCATTGCCAGTAAGCagatttgtcatgttttttgtttacagcCCTGCATGTCTTATTTTAATCAGTCAGAATTTCTTGGCTTATGTTCAGGGCTCACAGATGCTGTGAGAATTTGCCCCATTGTAGTATTAATTTGGCTGCCAAGCACCCATAAAGCAATAATAATCCCATCTCAAAATATTCCTCCAGAAGAGTTTAAAGTAAAAAGATCATAAAACACAAGGGACAGGAGAATGGAGAAGCTGGCTTTTAAGCCTCACAATAAGAAACGTCAGACTCGCAGCTGGGTTAGGGTAACAAGATTTCTGTCTTGAGGGgaggtttttcatttttaatgagtTCATGACACCACAGTGTAAAGACTGCTTGTTTACAGTTGCAAAGCTACTGCTGACAGTATCCCTCTTCTCCCCcctcagctccagctccagagTTTCAGTCCATCTCTGAAGGGACAGGAAAAAGATTCTCACCGTTATGGAATATTCGGCCAACCACCCTGCCAAATGAccgcctcctccacctctcaaCGTGACAAGGAGAACATGCCTGAGGTCAGGATTGcagtttgtgtcattttttCCAGAACACACAACTGCAAGAGAACCTACATACATTGTACAGTAGCTACCATAGAACTTAATGCTCAGAAAGCTGacttgttgccatggtgaagGCATTGCATTATTTGGCTTAAATGTTTGGCCAATCTTTGGATTTAATGTCACTCAAAGTTGTTATTACAATAATATTGGTTTCAATGTCATGTGTTTAAAAGGAGATTAACCCCAACACACAtattagttgtttgtttttgtttttttccttctcaaaGTTTATGGTTGGTATAGATAACGAATGCCTGCAGAATTATAGTGTGTAGCTCAGGAACAGATTAGAGTTTGTATAGTTGGGAAAAGTTAGGAAAgggtatgattttttttttcttgagcgTTATCTGTAAATTTGAAACAAATAGGTGCTTTGAAATGCTTCTTAAAGTAGTGAGCATTGATTCACTCTTTATAAAAAtcctcttatttattttttcaggagGGCTTTGAATTCAAGAAACCAACCAAGCCGGCGTCACGGTGTCGTGTGCGCTCCTTCACCAGCGGTCAGTCAAAGGACTCGTTCGCCTGCCGTCCCAGCTCAGCACCAGCCCTCATGGTATGCGAAGAATCAGTATTCATCTTTGTGCACAGTGTGTTGACCTGGTTTGAGGAAGATGCTAACTCTCCTCATCTTTTCTCCCCCCATCCAGTTTTCTTCACCTCCTCAAATCCAGCAGCTTGACTTTTATGACTCCAGCCCCATGTTCCTGAGACGTTCCTCCCTCACTTCCCCTCTAAACGACGACGAAGATGACGGCTTTCTGGACGTACTGGATGACAACATGGAGGTGAGGGCCTTTCACTTTACACTGACATCCATGGGAATTATGCATTATTTGAATGGAGTCCATTACAGATTGTCTgcgagtaaaaaataaaaattccaaAACCCTTTTTGAGAATATTTAAAATCAGTCCTTTCCTTGGGAGAATTCAGAAGATCACACTTTTAATCAAAGATCCACATGATTTCACTGTTGGtatctgtatattttgtatttgtctgACAACACCTCCGTTGTCACCTACAGAACGACTCTGGGATGCCGATGGGAATGGCCAGCTTGCTCACTGCGCCACTGGTGGCCGACAGCACAGGAGAAGACTCTGTAAGTTTGTCTATTAGGGAACAAAAGCTCTGTCGTAAATTTATCTAAATGTGAATAAttacaggagcaaagcagtgaGACTTCATCAGCCGTAAGAAAAGTTTGCTTTATTGTATAATTTGCAAGATCACTGAAAATCTAGGAAGATGGAACAGTTCATGTTGGAATTTCTTCCAACGGTTcaatgtggaaaaataaatgttattcgTGTCACATTTCATATCACATGAATCTAGAAGCTGAAATGTTTACTTTTGCCCTCAAAGTTGTGCCattcaaaaaagaaagcaaaagtcTTTCATGTTATCCCAAGTCTCTACTCAAACAAATCATTTCTGCTTGGCTGATAGAAGTATTaatcatactgtatttattcgACATGTCATCTTAAGATCACAAAATGTAAATGGAGCATGGAGTTTGATCATTTGTCTCCTTCAGCCTTTGATTCGCTGCCGGCCGCGGAGCCTGTTTCGCTCCCCTTCAATGCCCAGTCCGGTGTCACGTCCCTCTGCGAAGCGTCCCGACTGCCCCGGAGACGAAAACACACCTGTCAGAGTGAAGAGGCGACGCAGCCTGGCAGGAACACAGGTCACCAACCTGGAACAAAACCCTGAATCCCCAAGAATGGTGAGTCCTCGCTGTCTGATACACCATCAGTATTTGTCAAAGTCATTGTGATACCTAATATAATTAGTGTAATGAATGAGACCAGTGTTGACATGATGGCAACAGGACTGGGAAATCAGGccataatttaaacaaaaaactataAACTAGTATAGAGGAAGTATCACCATCCTCTGTTCAAGAAAGACTGATTTAAGCTTGTACATGCTTCTCACTGTATTCAGGGATTAGTCAATTATCTGTATCTATCTGGAGGCCAGTAACCAGTATTGATAAGGTCCAAGTCACTAACTACTGGCTGAAAACAGTCTTGTGTAAGGTCAAGCTTAAATGTTTAAGTCAGATAAAAGTTGGAAAAGATCTTTGAGTCACATCTTGGGGCTGCTGGACAGTTGATTGTCAGTGTGATGCTCTATCATTTTGAATCCAGAAAGTGATCAGTTTAGACAAAAGCACAAACATGTTGGTAGGATTAATCTGCAGGGTAAAAACCAGTCTCCACTGACCATCTGTTACCTCCTTAGTGAAGGTGGAGAAATGGTTTCTGAATCATCCGCTGAGGCTGACTGGCTATTGTCACAGGCTTTACAGACTATCTCAAATTACCTAATTTTCTCCTTGACTGCCTCCTTAagtctttccctcctctccttccaggGCTGTTCACTGCTCCAGAGGTCCAAGTCCTTCTGCCAGACAGAGATTGAGAAGCTGCTGGACGGTGAGGATGGCTCTAATGAGCTAATAGGAGATTTCACCAAGGTAAGGAAGACTCCTGTGTTTCTTACACTAATAACTTAATTGTGTTAAATTACTCTTCTAATCCAATATCTTGGTTATTTGTTCTTTAttgagtttttctttgttttcttttagccTTTTATACTGCCCACAGTAAATGGCAAACATCAAGACCTCAAGTACATTACCTCAGAGACGGTGAGTAGAGGCACTTTGCTCAATTTTGACACGCCCAAAGAGAAACCCACAAACACAACGTTGAGTGTTTTTGCTAGTATAAGTTATCAGcatattttcaatatttaattgTGCTCTATGTGGTCCTCAGATGGTGGCAGCTGTGTCCGGCCAGTTTAATCAGCTAGTCGAGCAAGTCATTGTCCTCGACTGCCGCTACCCCTACGAGTTTGAGGGAGGACACATCAAGGTGAGCCAGAATCTCCaagcatgtttgcatttttaaaccataaaaaacttttttgagaGTCATATATTGCTAATTTCTCTTGAAactgcaagttactgaaagcAATAGATAGCTAAAGTTTGATTAGTATTTCTCCTAGGTAATTGTGTTCTACTTGTTTctcttatttttaaataatggagGATTTACTGGTGTGCTTTTGAACcagtttatactgtatgtctggtGTCATTTCTGAGTTTAGTTAAAAGCATTTCTGCATGAATGTCTCTGGGTCAGTTCCTGCACTTTTTATGAATTAAGTGGTTTGGGTTCGTCTTTGTCGTATCAGGGAGCTCTGAACCTGCACCAGGAGGACCAGGTAGAGGATTTCCTCCTCAAAATGCCCATCATCCCGTCCTGCCCGGACAAACGCATCGTCATCATCTTCCACTGCGAGTTCTCGTCGGAGCGCGGCCCTCGAATGTGCCGCTTCGTCAGGGAGCGAGACCGTGCCATGAACGAGTATCCCAAACTCCACTACCCTGAGCTCTACATCCTCAAGGGCGGATACAAAGACTTCTTCCCCCATTACCAGGTTAGTTTCTGATCCTGCCAAAGTGCCTTTTACACACCAACACATAATGTGCAGGCATGTGACTGTGGCGAAGGacaaaaaaagcaggaaaagtATACAGAGCAGGTTAAGTTCAAGCTGAACGCAAACAAACATCCTCGTGGATTTTGGAAAGTGGAAAAAATCCCCCGTTGGGAATTTCGGATTAATCCAGAAAAATCGCATCCCTAAATGTGAAACAGCTGGTTTTAAGGGCTGCTACTGGAAACCAGCCAATACTGtaacaaaataaagtacaatGTCTACAATTACACATTTTGTGATTGACAGATGAGGCTTTGTGCATTTAGGTTTTAATGttttggagaaaacaaaagtagGCGTTCATGTCAGGGATTCCCTTAAAGCCACacatatattattaaaaaaaataattgcacGGCTTTTTGTTCCACTCTTGCAGTTATTATACAAAcaatcacatgttttttttacaacatttagTGAGCAATTCTGTAATGGTTGAATGAAACCCTTGATGGCTCTTCAGTACTCTGAACTTGTCTCGTTCTCTTCCTGCGCAGTCACAATGTGAACCTCAGTCCTACCGGCCCATGCACCACGAGGACTTTAAGGAGGACCTGAGGAAGTTTCGCCTAAAGAGTCGCACCTGGGCCGGGGAGCGCAGCAAGAGAGACATGTACAGCCGACTGAAGAAGCTGTGAGCGCCTCCTCATCCTCTTAAACTGCCTCTAAAACACACTGCCTCCCCCTGAACAGACAGAGTACAAACTCCCCTCAATGCCTGAGGCCTCGCCCCACCAATGAGGAAATGCCTTTTGGGATTGTGCCAACAGAAGGGGGATTTTATAAAGTCTCTAAAAGTTTCATTAATAGCAAAGTTAGTTATTTATGCAAATTCAAAGAGGGAAAGACGTACAATAATGAACGCTTGACCTAAAGAAGTCGCAGAGGTGCAGTGACGAGATTTCATTAAGGTGATGTTAAGCAATGTGATCGTTTTTAAAAACCACTTGGACCTACTGcctgttttaccttttttattatGCTGGCATTTGCAGCACAAATCACTGCCGGATTGCAATagtacaaacaaaccaaaccacaCTGCCAAGTCTGAAGTTTGTCTTTCATTCTCCTTGCtggatatttttgttttgcatttgtcatGTCCCACTTTATTTAAGCACTTAATTTAAATACCTTGAAATGGTGAGGTGCTTTTTTTGATACTGCCTTTttgtatgctttttttttttttaaaaatgaattgtttaccccatttacatttttattttgatttgaaagTATGCCTTTCTCTAGGCATCGCAAATTGGATATTTTAATGACAACTTGTAAAGtataagatttgttttttttcccccctttcctGATCAGCTGCAATACTTGGTAACTTTTTTTCTTGGTCAGAAGATACCAAAGCAAACCAACTACTACCTGTTAACTTTGCAGTGAGATTAGATTCTAATGCTGCAGGTCAGCAAGTGTGAGGATTTTTGAtctaagaaaaacattttctttgttttgctttgattcCTTAattttgagagagaaaatgtttcacTCTGCAGAGTGAAATGTCAGTTTATAATGAATGGGGTGGTTTGAATATTTTGGTACAGGCTTGTGGGGGAGCTGCTGAAATAAAGAGCCAGTGTGTGTTCAAATGTGATGTACAGTATCCTTTATTTTATAGTTgtcaaaattttgtttttgtgctgtgaCTATATTCTTGACCAGAGCCAAGAAATAGGTTTATTCAGTTAATTGGATAACTTTGCAGAGTAAAACTTGGGCTGTGCTGTGAAACTCCCATTTACTACATAGTGCACTACAGTTACTTTCTGTCATAAGTGTCTGTATTTGCAGTACAAAACTTTATCActatatagtgccctcaaaTACCCACAATGAAATGTGTCCATAGCGTACAGGCATTTTTACTAAAATGCTATAATGCAGTTCTCAACCTGTATGTGTAAATTAAGATTATACAAcactacacctgtcagtgatggCAAAATTAAAGTGCTGGCTAATTTATAAATGACTATAATCTCAATGTACTTGAATTAACTATTGAGTGTTTAATGTAGAGAATAGTGATCATGGACACAGCCCTGAAGCATGCCTTGATTGGCAGAAAGTTAAAAATTGGCAATTTTGCTTAATAAATCCAAACATTCTTTAGTcacagcttctccaatgtgagtattttctgcttttctgttttatatcattgtaaatgcaGTATCTTTGCGTTTTGGTCTGTTATAAAACAAACAGTACGAATCTTTGAACAAgcgatttttaattttttgctttgggaacttgtgatgagcattttcactattttcagacattttatagacgaacaattaatttgaaaatataactGATCTCATTAAAGTGATAGTTAGTTGCTgcccaattttacacatcagtcCACGTTTTTGATTTAAGGCCTCTCTAGGTTTGATTCAAAGTTGTAACCCAGGTGCTAACAGGGGCCTTTGTGTGCAGAATTTAGTCAAAGCAAACTAGACTTTCCACATTTGAACTCTTAAGAAAAGCgcatctgctgttttgtttggtCTTCTCTTCTGACTGTGGCAGGGATACAGGTTTCCCTGCACATAAACCAGTTCCTGTTTTTTCAAATTCTCCCTCTCTAGCCGACCTTGGGAGTggcctctctgctgcagcacgTGCCCaggcatacatacacacattcctgtaTGCAGAAGAGCGTGGCTTTGAGTAGGCAGTGCCTGGCAGCCAGCCGGTTCCCTGACGGGTCCTGACAGGAGTTTAACAGTTCTGTTGCAGGAGGGAAATCAGCCACCACGTGCTGTAAACACGTGACGATCTGATGGAGAGGTTATAAAAGCACAACTCCCTCCCTTCTGGCACGTTACCAAAGTTTGAAATCAGGCAGTTTCCCAGCGGCCATGTGGATGTGGGAAAGGGAGGGCAAGCCTTTGTTTGCATTCCACCGATTGAAGTCTAAAGAGTAATTTACAGCCAACAGTTTCTAGCTGAAACATGTGTCTGTTGGTTGTATTGTGCAACTCCAACTCAACTGAAGATGCTTTAATTCTTTCCTAAACCCTGGAAATGTGTCGGCGGGATAGTAAAGATTAAATgtagatggggaaaaaaggaagggGAAGCAAAtctgaaaaaacacatttttgttcagtgatctttacatgtatttgtcaaTGGGTCCATTCTATTCATATCAAGCTGCCACCTTTGTCTGAGCGAGGCGATTAATTGGCCAGTTGCTGAGGTTTAAGGAGCCTCGCACCTTTACATGAGGGATATATAATGTAACACTTGCAAAAGCCTTTCAAGACAAGCTTCATTTTCCACTTCAACTGatggttttaaaatgtagaGTCCCCCCCCTAAAGAAACCCAAGCCAGATTTTACAACTGGACCCATCCAATTAGGAGCTGGAGGTTCCACAAAGAAAAGGGGAACTTGAAATTTTGCAaaacctggaaaaaaaaagcttttccaGAAGATTAACAATGTGTTTTGTTATGTATGCTTTTTCCGTTAGGTATGTACTTTTTCCGTTAAGCTTTCAAAAGACTTCAATCTCAAATCATTACATAAAAGCTAAAGATGGTTTGGGATGCTAAGTTCTAAAGATGGTTGTCTGAAAAAGTGTTGCAGTATTGTGACGTGCTGTAACGAGAAGCCAGACTAGTCAGGCAGACTGTCTGAGAGTCTTTGTTTATTCTTGTTCCACTCATAATGGTGAATGGTCTTTTCATTCTCTTAAAATCTCCTAAATTTGACTTAATTAAATCCATAGGCAGTCTTATAATTGTGACTCAAGTTAaatgaacagtttgacattttgtgaaatacactcatttgt is drawn from Siniperca chuatsi isolate FFG_IHB_CAS linkage group LG15, ASM2008510v1, whole genome shotgun sequence and contains these coding sequences:
- the cdc25b gene encoding M-phase inducer phosphatase 2; the encoded protein is MESVNIFGSTSPVNTVLKSRPDGIPGLSSLSLPELSTKTTHCRNLFSPGPATVLSPVTNLALDMNNLIGLGSQCDTPKRRKHAVLEKIPSFASDVSSDAGLGMDSPSPMDSVEMEDTFEKAIQQSRRIVNEKMPIRRINSLPLQLQSFSPSLKGQEKDSHRYGIFGQPPCQMTASSTSQRDKENMPEEGFEFKKPTKPASRCRVRSFTSGQSKDSFACRPSSAPALMFSSPPQIQQLDFYDSSPMFLRRSSLTSPLNDDEDDGFLDVLDDNMENDSGMPMGMASLLTAPLVADSTGEDSPLIRCRPRSLFRSPSMPSPVSRPSAKRPDCPGDENTPVRVKRRRSLAGTQVTNLEQNPESPRMGCSLLQRSKSFCQTEIEKLLDGEDGSNELIGDFTKPFILPTVNGKHQDLKYITSETMVAAVSGQFNQLVEQVIVLDCRYPYEFEGGHIKGALNLHQEDQVEDFLLKMPIIPSCPDKRIVIIFHCEFSSERGPRMCRFVRERDRAMNEYPKLHYPELYILKGGYKDFFPHYQSQCEPQSYRPMHHEDFKEDLRKFRLKSRTWAGERSKRDMYSRLKKL